TCGGCGCACCGATCGATGCCGGTTCGCTGTACCTCGAACCCCAGGCCCAGCTGGGCTGGGTGGGCGCCAGCCTCGACAGCTTCCGCGAATCCGGAGTCTCCCGCGATCAGCAACTGCGCTACGGCAGCAGCAATGTGGATGCACTCAACAGTGAATTGGCACTCAAGATCGGCGTGCCGATTCGCAAAGATGAACGCTCGCTGCTGCTGCCCTCCCTGCGCCTGGGCTGGATCGCCAACTGGGGGCAGAACAACGGCTCACAATCGGTGCGATATGTGAATGGCGGCCCCAGCTATTCCTTCGACCTCGACAGCGGCGATGCCAACGGCTTCCTCGTGGAAGCCGGCCTCGACTACACCACCTACAACTTCACCGACACCTCGGTGGGCGTGTTCCTGCGCGGGGGGCCGGTGTTCTACGGCAATGATCTGGGCACAGCCTGGCGCGCCTGGGGTGGTCTCAACGTCAAGTTCTGATCACTCGCTTTGCTGGGGGCTTCCGATGAGCTCCCCGCAATCGGTCACATCGGGCCGGTGTAGCTGGGCTGCTTCCGGTGTCGTTGGCACTGAAGCGAAAACTGAACACAAGGGCTGACTCTTAGCTAAGTCAAACTAAGCTGATGAGCATCGCCGGAGAGCTGCTGTGACCACCGTCAACGTGCATCAGGCAAAAACCCAGTTATCGAAACTTCTTCAGCAGGTGGAGGCCGGGGAAACGATCGTCATTGCTCGCGCTGGCAAGCCTTCAGCTCAGTTGGTGCCGATCAATGCGAATCCCAAGGGATTAAAGCCCCCTGGAGCCATGCGTGATCAGATCAGCATCGGAGACGATTTCGACCTGCCTCTCGAAGGGTTGTTCGACGGCAGCCTTGAGCCATCCGGCCGCGATCAGCCATGAGCCGGGTGCTGCTGGACACCCACCTGCTGCTGTGGTGGCTGAAAGGTGATCCGCGCCTCCCCACCTCACTGGTCACAGAACTGCAGAAAGATCTGCACAGCGTCCTGATCAGCCAGGCCTCGCTTTGGGAAATGGCGATCAAGGTCAATCTCGGGCGGTTGAGCGTTGACCTAACGGACCTGGAGCAACAAGTCCAAGCCGAGGGTTTTCAGTGGTTATCGATCAGCAACGAGCACCTGTTGGAAGTAGCACGGCTGGAAACCATTGAGGGGCATCGTGACCCTTTTGATCGTTTACTTGTGGCCCAGAGCCGGGTTGAACCGTTGCTGCTGTTCACCTGCGATCGTGCTCTCGAAGCCTATGGAGCCTGCGTGCGCCTGATCACCTAACTTCTGGGCCAAGCCCACCTGCATCCACCACAACCCTGCAGCCTCGGCAGGTTCGCGCAGCGAATGCTCGGGAGCCATCTCTTCGAAGAGCAACCTGATCCCATCGCGTCGCGCAGTTGGCAACGCAGGAATCAACGCAACTGCAGCAGATTCAGAGCGGCAAACGCTTAGCTCGACAGCGGCGATGCCAACGGCTTCCTCGTGGAAGCCGGCCTCGACTACACCACCTACAACGTCACCGACACCTGGGTGGGCGTGTTCCTGCGCGGCGGCCCGGTGTTCTACGGCAATGATCTGGGCACAGCCTGGCGCGCCTGGGGTGGTCTCAACGTCAAGTTCTGATCACTCGCTTTGCTGGGGGCTTCCGATGAGCTCCCCGCAACAAGCTGCAAACGCCACGCTGGGATCTTCGGCCTTGGTGATCGGCCGGCCGATCACCAGCTGACTGGCTCCTGCTGCAATCGCCTCAGCCGGCCCCATCACCCGGGCCTGATCGCCAGCCGCTGCTCCTTTGGGGCGAATGCCGGGGGTGACCAACGCGAAGGGCTCAGGGTGCTGCGCCCGCAATGCCGCGGCCTCCAGGGGTGAGCACACACAACCGCCGATGCCGGCGGTCGCCGAGAGCTGCGCCAACGCCGGCACCCGTTCGCCGATGGACTGGCCAATGGCGAGTTCCCGTTGCAGCCGTTGCTCCTCCCAGCTGGTGAGCACCGTCACCGCCAACAGCGTGGGGGCGGGTTGACCCGCACCTTGGGCGCCCTCCTCTGCCGCGGCCTGGGCTGCCTTGAGTGCATCGCTGCCGGCGCAGGCATGCACCGTGATCAGTTCGGCCCCCAGCGCCGCCGCCCGCCGGCAGGCACCGGCCATCGTCGCCGGGATGTCGTGAAATTTGAGATCGAGGAACACCCGCAACCCCTGCTCGCGCAGCTGCGCCACCACCTCAGGCCCGGCCTGCACAAACAGCTCCAGGCCCACCTTCACCCAGCGCAGCCCTTCCACCTGGGCAGCAAAAGTCAGGGCCTGCTCGGGCGCCATGCCATCGAGGGCCACGATGATCCGATCAGCCGGATGGGCGGAACGCAACGAAGCCAAGACAGCCGCAGCAGCAGTCTCCATCCTGAAGCCACAGCCACCCGACCCATGCTTCCGCGGATCATTCACCCCGACCAGCTCCAGGGCTACCGCTTCAGCGATCAGGACCACTGCCGACTGGCCTTGCTCAGCTCACCCGCCGATGGTGATGACGACCGCGGGTCCCAGGAAGGGATCAGCCTGTTTCTGGAAATCCACGATCCCTGCGACCGGGTGCCGTTGCACACCCACCACCACTCCGCGGAGTTTTATTTCGTGCTGCGGGGCACGGTGATCTTCCACATCGAGGAGCGCTCGATCACAGCCAACACCGGCGACTTTGTGGTGGTTCCTGCCGAGGCCATTCACGATTTCGAGAATCCCGGCCCCGATCGCCTCTACCTGCTCACCGTGCTCAACCGCGATGAGGGTTTCTCGGAGATCCTGCGCCAGGGCATCCCCACGGCCCTCGAACCCGAAGATCTGGAGGTGCTGCGCAACCTCTGATCCCCATCAAGGCAGCTTGAGGGACTGGCCCCTGCTCAAGCGGTAAGCCGCCGGAAGGTCCTCCTGCCCAGCCGCAGCACATACCCCTCTGGCTTAGCCGCCCTGCCGGCTAAGCTGATGCCATGCAAGTGAATCTCCACGCCGCCAAGACCCACCTCTCCCGTTATGTGGAGCAGGCCCTGGATGGGGATGAGGTGGTGATCGCTCGGGCCGGCAAACCGTTGGTGAAGCTCGTCCCCGTCGACACCTCACCGCGCAGGCGGACGCTGGGGTTCATGAGCAACCAGGGCATCGCCACTGCTGATGTGAAAGCCGACTTCGTTGATGACATCAACGCCATGTTCGGCTGATGACCAGCGGAACAACACCGCCACGCCTGCTCGACACGCAGCTGCTGATCTGGATGGCCTTTGCACCGGAAGAGCTCCCAGCCACGCTGATCCCAGATCTGAAAGACCGACAACAACGCTTTTTTGTGAGTGTCGTCAGCCTGTGGGAAGTGGCGATCAAACGCTCGCTCAACCGCCCCGACTTTCAGTTCGACACTGCTGCGTTACGCCAGCATCTCCAGCGTGAAGGGTTTGAAGAATTGCCCATCCAGGCCGAGCACTGCTTAGCCGTCCAGAATTTGCCCTGGCACCACAGGGATCCTTTTGATCGGTTGCTGATCGCTCAGGCGCAGGAGGAGCGGATCCAGCTACTGAGCTGCGATCAGCCCCTGAGCGAGTACGGGGCCTGCGTCACCCTGCTCAAGCGGTAAGCCGCCGGAAGGTCTTCTTGCCCAACTGCAGCACCTTGCCCTCCAGCTCCGCGGCT
The sequence above is a segment of the Synechococcus sp. PROS-7-1 genome. Coding sequences within it:
- a CDS encoding type II toxin-antitoxin system Phd/YefM family antitoxin, with the protein product MTTVNVHQAKTQLSKLLQQVEAGETIVIARAGKPSAQLVPINANPKGLKPPGAMRDQISIGDDFDLPLEGLFDGSLEPSGRDQP
- a CDS encoding type II toxin-antitoxin system VapC family toxin: MSRVLLDTHLLLWWLKGDPRLPTSLVTELQKDLHSVLISQASLWEMAIKVNLGRLSVDLTDLEQQVQAEGFQWLSISNEHLLEVARLETIEGHRDPFDRLLVAQSRVEPLLLFTCDRALEAYGACVRLIT
- the pyrF gene encoding orotidine-5'-phosphate decarboxylase, with translation MASLRSAHPADRIIVALDGMAPEQALTFAAQVEGLRWVKVGLELFVQAGPEVVAQLREQGLRVFLDLKFHDIPATMAGACRRAAALGAELITVHACAGSDALKAAQAAAEEGAQGAGQPAPTLLAVTVLTSWEEQRLQRELAIGQSIGERVPALAQLSATAGIGGCVCSPLEAAALRAQHPEPFALVTPGIRPKGAAAGDQARVMGPAEAIAAGASQLVIGRPITKAEDPSVAFAACCGELIGSPQQSE
- a CDS encoding cupin domain-containing protein — translated: MGGTQRSQDSRSSSLHPEATATRPMLPRIIHPDQLQGYRFSDQDHCRLALLSSPADGDDDRGSQEGISLFLEIHDPCDRVPLHTHHHSAEFYFVLRGTVIFHIEERSITANTGDFVVVPAEAIHDFENPGPDRLYLLTVLNRDEGFSEILRQGIPTALEPEDLEVLRNL
- a CDS encoding type II toxin-antitoxin system Phd/YefM family antitoxin; the protein is MQVNLHAAKTHLSRYVEQALDGDEVVIARAGKPLVKLVPVDTSPRRRTLGFMSNQGIATADVKADFVDDINAMFG
- a CDS encoding type II toxin-antitoxin system VapC family toxin — its product is MTSGTTPPRLLDTQLLIWMAFAPEELPATLIPDLKDRQQRFFVSVVSLWEVAIKRSLNRPDFQFDTAALRQHLQREGFEELPIQAEHCLAVQNLPWHHRDPFDRLLIAQAQEERIQLLSCDQPLSEYGACVTLLKR